A single region of the Epinephelus moara isolate mb chromosome 14, YSFRI_EMoa_1.0, whole genome shotgun sequence genome encodes:
- the LOC126400720 gene encoding ankyrin repeat domain-containing protein 34B isoform X1, giving the protein MAMGDPLSDCSPLISAAVSCKLRLVRLLVEGGAQINGRNPRGETPLLAACKALRGEPAGPETVKLLTYLLQNKADPNAQDRAGRTALMYACMERAGAQVASTLLNGGADPSMEDYSGASALVYAINAQHQPTLKVLMDACRARGRDIIIIATEMGVNGGPVTRRYLNVPPSPDTSPVSCMSPSDIVLKTGSPNSPEGENIFNFRGTSKRGSSSSSSGRHPSCELSPLSQCSSPPPRQRVLSEPWLAIHNLACLNQAYTQGVRERSRQEEEGDREHSRTEREEPHSHQSRMEERKESVVQRRDNRFIGENYNSCREDFLPRLSQSVLSLTEVISTPSRLVPKRCVTPGGSASDITPLKSCVDKLPVCQSPHSQLRRNTLPSVMVVPPLLHLPLLVDQSDTHLQVPTHVSTSKSRSMVFLPHPPSSPPPSSSSRASVRLGLVPRLPLASSVTSLVAPPASSCSERSRRSLRRHSVQLEQMGGGGEGGGEII; this is encoded by the exons ATG GCCATGGGGGACCCGCTGTCAGACTGCAGCCCCCTCATCAGCGCAGCCGTCTCCTGTAAGCTTCGCCTGGTCCGCCTGCTGGTGGAAGGTGGGGCTCAGATCAACGGGCGCAACCCGAGGGGAGAGACGCCTCTCCTGGCTGCCTGTAAGGCCTTGAGAGGGGAGCCTGCTGGGCCTGAGACGGTGAAACTTCTCACCTACCTGCTCCAGAACAAG GCAGATCCAAACGCACAGGACCGGGCTGGACGCACTGCTCTGATGTACGCCTGTATGGAGCGAGCAGGAGCTCAGGTGGCGTCCACTCTACTGAATGGAGGAGCCGACCCCAGCATGGAGGACTACTCCGGAGCCTCAGCACTGGTGTACGCCATCAATGCACAGCACCAGCCGACGCTGAAG GTGTTGATGGATGCCTGCCGGGCCAGGGGtcgtgacatcatcatcattgccACAGAGATGGGTGTGAATGGAGGCCCGGTGACCAGACGTTACCTCAATGTTCCTCCGTCTCCTGACACCTCGCCGGTTTCCTGCATGTCCCCGTCTGACATCGTCCTCAAGACAGGCTCACCCAACTCACCTGAGGGAGAGAACATCTTCAACTTCAGAGGAACAA GCAAAAGAGgaagtagcagcagcagcagcggcagacATCCCTCCTGTGAGCTGAGTCCACTGAGCCAGTGTAGCTCTCCACCGCCCAGACAGAGAGTGTTATCTGAACCATGGCTGGCCATTCACAACCTGGCCTGTCTGAACCAGGCTTACACACAGGGTGTGAGGGAGAGGAGccggcaggaggaggagggggacagAGAGCATTCAAGGACGGAGAGAGAGGAGCCACATTCTCATCAGTccaggatggaggagaggaaggagagcgTGGTTCAAAGGCGGGATAACAGATTTATAGGAGAGAATTACAACAGCTGCCGTGAGGATTTCCTCCCAAGACTCTCTCAGTCGGTCCTGTCCCTCACAGAGGTGATCTCGACACCGAGCAGACTGGTCCCTAAGAGGTGTGTGACGCCTGGAGGGTCAGCATCAGACATCACACCCCTAAAAAGCTGTGTTGATaagcttcctgtctgtcagtctcCTCACTCCCAGCTCCGCAGGAACACCCTCCCCTCCGTCATGGTGGTTCCTCCTCTGCTTCACCTCCCGCTTTTAGTCGACcagtcagacacacacctcCAGGTCCCAACACACGTGTCCACTTCCAAAAGCAGGAGCATGGTGTTTCTGCCTCACCCGCCCagctcccctcctccctcctcttcatccagAGCATCTGTAAGGCTGGGGTTAGTCCCTCGGCTGCCGCTGGCCTCCTCTGTCACCTCCCTGGTTGCTCCACCTGCGTCCAGCTGCAGCGAGAGGAGCAGGAGGTCACTGCGTAGACACTCAGTGCAGCTTGAAcagatgggaggaggaggagaaggaggaggagaaatcaTTTAG
- the LOC126400720 gene encoding ankyrin repeat domain-containing protein 34B isoform X2, which translates to MGDPLSDCSPLISAAVSCKLRLVRLLVEGGAQINGRNPRGETPLLAACKALRGEPAGPETVKLLTYLLQNKADPNAQDRAGRTALMYACMERAGAQVASTLLNGGADPSMEDYSGASALVYAINAQHQPTLKVLMDACRARGRDIIIIATEMGVNGGPVTRRYLNVPPSPDTSPVSCMSPSDIVLKTGSPNSPEGENIFNFRGTSKRGSSSSSSGRHPSCELSPLSQCSSPPPRQRVLSEPWLAIHNLACLNQAYTQGVRERSRQEEEGDREHSRTEREEPHSHQSRMEERKESVVQRRDNRFIGENYNSCREDFLPRLSQSVLSLTEVISTPSRLVPKRCVTPGGSASDITPLKSCVDKLPVCQSPHSQLRRNTLPSVMVVPPLLHLPLLVDQSDTHLQVPTHVSTSKSRSMVFLPHPPSSPPPSSSSRASVRLGLVPRLPLASSVTSLVAPPASSCSERSRRSLRRHSVQLEQMGGGGEGGGEII; encoded by the exons ATGGGGGACCCGCTGTCAGACTGCAGCCCCCTCATCAGCGCAGCCGTCTCCTGTAAGCTTCGCCTGGTCCGCCTGCTGGTGGAAGGTGGGGCTCAGATCAACGGGCGCAACCCGAGGGGAGAGACGCCTCTCCTGGCTGCCTGTAAGGCCTTGAGAGGGGAGCCTGCTGGGCCTGAGACGGTGAAACTTCTCACCTACCTGCTCCAGAACAAG GCAGATCCAAACGCACAGGACCGGGCTGGACGCACTGCTCTGATGTACGCCTGTATGGAGCGAGCAGGAGCTCAGGTGGCGTCCACTCTACTGAATGGAGGAGCCGACCCCAGCATGGAGGACTACTCCGGAGCCTCAGCACTGGTGTACGCCATCAATGCACAGCACCAGCCGACGCTGAAG GTGTTGATGGATGCCTGCCGGGCCAGGGGtcgtgacatcatcatcattgccACAGAGATGGGTGTGAATGGAGGCCCGGTGACCAGACGTTACCTCAATGTTCCTCCGTCTCCTGACACCTCGCCGGTTTCCTGCATGTCCCCGTCTGACATCGTCCTCAAGACAGGCTCACCCAACTCACCTGAGGGAGAGAACATCTTCAACTTCAGAGGAACAA GCAAAAGAGgaagtagcagcagcagcagcggcagacATCCCTCCTGTGAGCTGAGTCCACTGAGCCAGTGTAGCTCTCCACCGCCCAGACAGAGAGTGTTATCTGAACCATGGCTGGCCATTCACAACCTGGCCTGTCTGAACCAGGCTTACACACAGGGTGTGAGGGAGAGGAGccggcaggaggaggagggggacagAGAGCATTCAAGGACGGAGAGAGAGGAGCCACATTCTCATCAGTccaggatggaggagaggaaggagagcgTGGTTCAAAGGCGGGATAACAGATTTATAGGAGAGAATTACAACAGCTGCCGTGAGGATTTCCTCCCAAGACTCTCTCAGTCGGTCCTGTCCCTCACAGAGGTGATCTCGACACCGAGCAGACTGGTCCCTAAGAGGTGTGTGACGCCTGGAGGGTCAGCATCAGACATCACACCCCTAAAAAGCTGTGTTGATaagcttcctgtctgtcagtctcCTCACTCCCAGCTCCGCAGGAACACCCTCCCCTCCGTCATGGTGGTTCCTCCTCTGCTTCACCTCCCGCTTTTAGTCGACcagtcagacacacacctcCAGGTCCCAACACACGTGTCCACTTCCAAAAGCAGGAGCATGGTGTTTCTGCCTCACCCGCCCagctcccctcctccctcctcttcatccagAGCATCTGTAAGGCTGGGGTTAGTCCCTCGGCTGCCGCTGGCCTCCTCTGTCACCTCCCTGGTTGCTCCACCTGCGTCCAGCTGCAGCGAGAGGAGCAGGAGGTCACTGCGTAGACACTCAGTGCAGCTTGAAcagatgggaggaggaggagaaggaggaggagaaatcaTTTAG
- the LOC126400720 gene encoding ankyrin repeat domain-containing protein 34B isoform X3: MYACMERAGAQVASTLLNGGADPSMEDYSGASALVYAINAQHQPTLKVLMDACRARGRDIIIIATEMGVNGGPVTRRYLNVPPSPDTSPVSCMSPSDIVLKTGSPNSPEGENIFNFRGTSKRGSSSSSSGRHPSCELSPLSQCSSPPPRQRVLSEPWLAIHNLACLNQAYTQGVRERSRQEEEGDREHSRTEREEPHSHQSRMEERKESVVQRRDNRFIGENYNSCREDFLPRLSQSVLSLTEVISTPSRLVPKRCVTPGGSASDITPLKSCVDKLPVCQSPHSQLRRNTLPSVMVVPPLLHLPLLVDQSDTHLQVPTHVSTSKSRSMVFLPHPPSSPPPSSSSRASVRLGLVPRLPLASSVTSLVAPPASSCSERSRRSLRRHSVQLEQMGGGGEGGGEII, translated from the exons ATGTACGCCTGTATGGAGCGAGCAGGAGCTCAGGTGGCGTCCACTCTACTGAATGGAGGAGCCGACCCCAGCATGGAGGACTACTCCGGAGCCTCAGCACTGGTGTACGCCATCAATGCACAGCACCAGCCGACGCTGAAG GTGTTGATGGATGCCTGCCGGGCCAGGGGtcgtgacatcatcatcattgccACAGAGATGGGTGTGAATGGAGGCCCGGTGACCAGACGTTACCTCAATGTTCCTCCGTCTCCTGACACCTCGCCGGTTTCCTGCATGTCCCCGTCTGACATCGTCCTCAAGACAGGCTCACCCAACTCACCTGAGGGAGAGAACATCTTCAACTTCAGAGGAACAA GCAAAAGAGgaagtagcagcagcagcagcggcagacATCCCTCCTGTGAGCTGAGTCCACTGAGCCAGTGTAGCTCTCCACCGCCCAGACAGAGAGTGTTATCTGAACCATGGCTGGCCATTCACAACCTGGCCTGTCTGAACCAGGCTTACACACAGGGTGTGAGGGAGAGGAGccggcaggaggaggagggggacagAGAGCATTCAAGGACGGAGAGAGAGGAGCCACATTCTCATCAGTccaggatggaggagaggaaggagagcgTGGTTCAAAGGCGGGATAACAGATTTATAGGAGAGAATTACAACAGCTGCCGTGAGGATTTCCTCCCAAGACTCTCTCAGTCGGTCCTGTCCCTCACAGAGGTGATCTCGACACCGAGCAGACTGGTCCCTAAGAGGTGTGTGACGCCTGGAGGGTCAGCATCAGACATCACACCCCTAAAAAGCTGTGTTGATaagcttcctgtctgtcagtctcCTCACTCCCAGCTCCGCAGGAACACCCTCCCCTCCGTCATGGTGGTTCCTCCTCTGCTTCACCTCCCGCTTTTAGTCGACcagtcagacacacacctcCAGGTCCCAACACACGTGTCCACTTCCAAAAGCAGGAGCATGGTGTTTCTGCCTCACCCGCCCagctcccctcctccctcctcttcatccagAGCATCTGTAAGGCTGGGGTTAGTCCCTCGGCTGCCGCTGGCCTCCTCTGTCACCTCCCTGGTTGCTCCACCTGCGTCCAGCTGCAGCGAGAGGAGCAGGAGGTCACTGCGTAGACACTCAGTGCAGCTTGAAcagatgggaggaggaggagaaggaggaggagaaatcaTTTAG